Genomic DNA from Leucobacter triazinivorans:
GCGCGGGCGGTGGCCGCGGCGGTCGGAGGGCGCAGGACGCAGGCGATCCTGCTCACGCACGGGCACGACGACCACATCCGCGCGGCGCGCGAGACGGCCGATCTGCTGCGGGCCCCGCTCTTCCTCAATCCGCACGATCGTGTGCTGTGGGACGCGGTCTACGACGAGGCGCCCGACGCGCAGATCGCCGATGGCGACGAGTTCGCGATCGCCGGCGTGCAGCTCACGGCGATGCACACCCCGGGCCACTCGCCGGGATCCACCTGCTTCGTCGCGCCGGCGCTCGGCGCGGTGTTCACGGGCGACACGCTGTTCCAGGGTGGTCCGGGGGCGACCGGGCGGTCGTACAGCGACTTCCCCACCATCATCGATTCGATCCGGGATCGACTCCTGCAGCTGCCCGAGCAGACGGCGGTGTACACCGGCCACGGCGAGACCACGAGCATCGGGGCGGAGAAGCCGCACCTGCAGGAGTGGATCGACCGCGGGCACTGAGCCGCACCCGCCGGGTGAGCGGGCGCGGGGGAGTTGTCATCCTGCGCGGAGGCGCGCAGCGCCGCAGTCGCAGGATCGACCGGCGGCTGAGTTGTCATCCTGCGCGGAGGCGCGCAGCGCCGCAGTCGCAGGATCGACCGGCGGCTGAGTTGTCATCCTGCGCGGAGGCGCGCAGCGCCGCAGTCGCAGGATCCATCGGGGCGGATCGCGGTTTCGACTCGCTGCGCTCAACCGGCGGGAGCTGTGGATCCTGCGATCTGCTGCGCAGCCGCAGGATGACGGGGGTGCTCGCTCAACCTGCTGACGGGGGTGCTACTGCTCGCGCTCCAGCTGCGTCGCGATCGCGCCCAGCACGGCGTCGGGCGATCCGGCCGCGTCGTAGACGGCCACGAGCACCCGCGGCCGGCCATCGGCGGCATCGGGCGAAAGCCAGCGTTCGTAGAGGGCGGTGAGCTGCCGCAGGTCCCGGGTCACCGTGCGCGGGGCGTCTGCGACGCGCCCGCGCAACCAGTCGCGCAGCGCCGCGTTGTGCACCGCCACGAGTGACGCCGCGAGGGCGGGCGCGGCCCAGTGCGGGCTTCCCGGCTGCAGCGCGTCGTGGATGTAGCGGGCGAAGACGCGCTCGTAGCGGTGGGTGATGATGAGCTCGCGATCGCGCAGCGCCGGCGTGTGCCGCATGAGGTCGAAGCGCAACCGGGCGGCCTCGGGGTCGCGTACGAGCAGGCGCAGCACGTCGGCGGTGCCGACCACGAGCGCCTCCTCTGCGGGCAGCTCGGTTGCCGAGAGAAAGGCCTCCAGCTGCTCGAGCGCGTGATCGTGGTCGGCGAAGACGACGTCGTCTTTGCTGCCGAAGCGTCGGAAGAAGGTGCTGCGGCTCATCCCCACGGCCTCGGCGAGGTCTTCCGCCGTGGTGGCGTCGTATCCCTGCTCGGCGAGGCGGCGGATGGCGGCCGTTGAGCTGTCGGGCGCGGCCGTGGCGCGGGGCAAAGTGGTGGCCATACGCCGAAGGTAGCACAGAAGACGATTCTGACACTAGGTATCACGCGCTGGATCGTTGCGCGCAGTGTGATTCAAGGGAGATGTGTCCAGGGCGTGGTCTTGACGTGAGACCCGGTCTCAGGCATGCTCGAAGCACCGGCGCCGGTGCACGACTCGGCGCGGAGAGGAGCACCGATGTCGCACGCCAGGTCTGCAAACGCCGCCCAGGGCACCGAGGAGCCGGGGTACGAGCTGTGGGAGCCGCTCGATCCCGATGTGGCGGGGGCGTTCCGCGGCGTGTCCGCGGAGGATCTTGCCTACCGCGATCGCGCTCGCGACTTCGTGCAGAACGAGGTGCGCCCGGTCATCGCCGGGGTGTGGGACCGCGCCGAGTACCCGCTCGATCTGGCCCGTCGCCTGGGCGAGCTCGACCTGCTGCGCGACGGGATCGATGTGCCCGGGTATCCGCGCCAGAGCCTCCTGGCCGCGAGCCTCGCGATGATGGAGCTCGCGCGCGGAGACGGTTCGGTCGCGACGATCGCCGGAGTGCAGGGCGGCCTCGCCCTGCGGTCCATCGCGGTGTGCGGCTCCGAGGCTCAGCGCGAGCGCTGGCTCGAACCGCTGGCGCGCGGCGTCGAGCTGGGCGCGTTCGCGCTGACCGAGCCCACGCACGGCTCAGACTCGGTGAGCCTCGAGACCCGGGCCGAGGGCGACGGAGACGGCTACGTGCTCACCGGTCGCAAGAAGTGGATCGGCTCGGGCAGCGTCGGGCAGATCGCCGTGGTCTGGGCGCGCGGCGATGACGGGCAGGTGCAGGGCTTCCTGGTGCCGCAGGATGCGCCGGGGTACCGCGCCACCACCATCGAGGGCAAGGTCTCGCTGCGCGCCATCTGGCAGGCCGACATCGTGCTCGACGGCGTGCGGCTCCCCGCCGAGGCCCGCATGCCGGGCGCCAACAGCTTCAAGGACACGGCCCGGGTGCTGCAGGCGACCCGGCTCGGCGTGGCGTGGTCGGCACTGGGGCACGCGCTCGGGGTGTACGAGACCGCGGTCCACTACGCGAAGCAGCGGGTGCAGTTCGGGCGTCCGCTCGCGGCCTCGCAGATCGTGCAGGCTCGGCTCGCCGAGATGCTGAGCCAGCTCACCTCGCTGCAGACCCTGCTCATGCAGCTCACCCGGGCCGAGGAGGCCGGCGAGCTGACCGGGCCCGGCGCGTCCCTCGGCAAGTACACGGCGACGCGCACGGCCCGCGCGATGGCCGCGAACGCGCGCGACCTGCTCGGGGGCAACGGAATCCTGATCGAGCACCGCGTGGCGCGGCACTTCGCCGACATTGAGGCGCTGCACACCTACGAGGGAACGGAGACGGTGCAGGCGCTCATCATCGGCCGCGAGATCACGGGGCTCTCGGCCTTCGCCTGATCGGCCGCCCGACTCCTCCCGGTCCGGCCCGGCCCGGCACGGCCCCGCCCGCGGCGCCTCGGGGCGCCGCAGCGCCTCGGGGCGCCGCGGGCCTCAGGCGACGACGCGAAAGGTCGACACCTCCGGGTCGGCCGCGCCGCGCACGTGGCCCGAGGGCGACGCCGCGGTGGCGCGCAGAAACCCGATCACGTGCTCGTCGAGCACCTCGCCCGGCATGACGTTGGGCACTCCCGGAGGGTAGGCGGCGAGTGAGTCTGCGCTGACCCGGCCGATCGCCTCGGAGTGCGGTACGGTCTCGACTGCGCTGAAGAACGCCTCGTCGAGCCCGATGGCGCGCTCGCACGGCGCCGGCAGTGCGATGGGACGGTCGGGCTCGAGCTCGGCCTGCGGCAGCGACTGGAGCGCCTCCCAGACCCGATCCACGTCTGCGGGCGAGGTCGCGCCGACGAGCAGCAGCAGGGCCGCGGGCGTCGACAGCTCGCAGGAGACGCGGTGGTCGCGCAGCAGCAGGTGCTGCGCGTCGTCGCCGGTGATGCCCGCGCCCCGCGTGTCGATCGCGATCTTGAACGGATCGTGCGCGATGGCGTCGGGACGGTTCAGGATGTCGGGGGTCGCGTCGCGGAAGCGGAGATCTGCGCGCACCAGAGCCCTGATCCGCTCGGCCGAGGCGAGCGCCCGCTCGATCATGTCGGGCCGGGTCACGAGATGCCGGCGCGCCTCGTCGAGCGAGGCGAGCAGCAGGCCGCTCGTGCTGGTCGACTGGTACGAGCGAACGACCCGGTCGACGAGAGACTCCAGGCGCTCGGCCTGCGGCCCGTGCCCGAGGTGCAGCATCGCCGTCTGGGCGAGGGATCCGGCACCCTTCTGCGTGCTCGAGACGACGAGGTCGGCCCCGAGCCGCGCCGCGTTCACGGGCAGGGCCGGATGCAGACCGAAGTGCGCGCCCCAGGCCTCGTCGACGATGAGCGGCACGCCGTGCCGATGCGCGACCTCGGCGATGGCGGCGACGTCGGCCACCGCGCCGAAGTAGCTGGGGGAGACGATGTAGACCGCCGCGCTCGCCGGGTGGTCTGCGAGCGCGGCCTCGACCTGCGCGGCGGTGACGCCGTGCGACGACCCCAACCCGGTGTCGACCGAGCCGTGCACGAAGCGCGGGGTGAGGCCGACGCGGGTGATGCCGTCGATGACGCTCGAGTGCACGCTGCGCTGCACGACGGCCTCGGTTCCGAGGCCCCGCACCGCGGTCGTGGCGATGTGATTGCCGCCGGACGCCCCCGTGGTGAGGAACCAGGTGCGGCTCGCTCCCCACGCCTCGGCCGCGAGCTGCTGAGCGCGTGCGATCGGCGTGCTGCGCCCGGGGGCGACGAGGCGCCAGCTCTCCTGATCCGCGTTGCTGAAGAGCATGGGGAAGTCGAGCTGCATGGTGCCGGCGCCGATGAGGTTCGAGACGCCGGGTGCGTTCTCGGGCCGCCCCTGGTGCGCCGGAACGTGGAGGCGCTGCCAGTCGTGGGCGGCGAGGGAGCGCAGTGCGTCGGCGAACGGGGTCTCGAAGTGGCGGGCGGGCACTTCGCCCGGGGCCTGGGCAGCGGCGGGTGCGGCGGGTGCGTCGGGTGCGGCGGGTGCGGCGGGTGCGGCGGGTGCGGCGGGTGCGGCGGGTGCGGCGGGTGCGGCGGGTGCGTCTGAGGTGTGGAGCATGATCCTGAGCGTAGGGGCAGAGGCACCCCGGCGATATAGCAGGAATTCGTCTCTCGTGACATAGTCTCTATTCCATGATGAATCTGCAGCAGCTCCGGGTGCTGCTCGCGGTGCGGCAGCACGGCAGCCTCACGAGTGCCGCTCGGGTGCTGCAGTACGGCGTGCCCACCGTGACCCACCACCTGCGCGGGCTCGAAGCCCACCTGGGCGCGATGCTGGTGGAGCGCAGCCGCTCGGGCACGCGGCTGACGCCGATCGGCGACTCGTTCGCCGAGGAGGCCGAGGCGGTGCTCGCGCGTCTCGACCGCGCGGAGCAGGCGGTGGCGGATCAGCGCGACGCCGGCCTCACCACGCTGCGCGTGGGCACCTTCGCGTCGATCGGCTCGCGTCTGCTGCCCGCGGCGATCGCCGCGCTGCAGCAGCGCACCTCGGTGCGCGTCGAGGTGGTGGAGGCCGAGCCGACGGAGGTGGTGCGGCTGCTGCGCGCCGGCGAGGTGCACGCCGGGCTGATCTACGACGCCTCTGCCGAGCCGGCGTTCGAAGCGCCGGATCTCGCCCTCGAGACGCTGCTGTCTGAGCCCTACCGCGTGATGGTGGCCCGTGAGAGCGAGTGGGCGCTGAGAGACACGCTCGACTTCGCGGAGCTGGCGAGCGTCGCGTGGCTGTGCAGCCGCAGCGACGACGAGGCGTCCGACCGGGTGCTGCGCCGCGTCTGTCGTGCGATGGGGCATCCGGTGCGCGCGCTCATGCGCACGGACGACCTGTACATGATCCACGGTCTGGTCGCGGAGGGCCTGGGGTGCGCGCTCACGACCGCCGCCGCGGTCGACGCGGACTTCGACGTGGTGCTGCGGCCCACGGTGCAGGATCTCGGTGAGCGACGCGTGATGTTCGTGTCCCAGCGCAGCGGGGGCCCGCCCGTGGTGCGGTGGCTCGGGGAGACGCTGCAGCGCATCGCAAGTCAGGCGGTTCCGTCGAGACAGGCCGCGAGCAGGATCTGCACCGCCGGCTCGAGTCGCGACGCGTCGTAGCGCATCTCCGGATCGTGCAGGCCCGGAGTCGCATCGGCGCCGATCCCGAGCATGGCGGCCTGCAACTGCGGGCGTCGCAGCGTATAGAAGTGGAAGTCGTCGGAGCCCGAGGTGACGCTGCGCGGCGCGACCGCCTCGGCGCCGGCGACGGCGCGGATCGCGGTGCTGAGGCGCCGCTCGGCACGATCGCCGATCACCGCCGCCGGCACGTAGTCCTCCTCCGAGAGCCGGATCTCGACGCCGTGGCGCAGTTCGAGCGCCGCGCCGATTCGGGTGATCTCCTCGCGCAGCCTGGCCATCGCCTCGTTGCTCTGCGCCCGCAGGTCGAGGCCGAACGCGGCCGATCCCGGGATCACATTGAGGTTGTCGCCTCCGGCGCGCACCGAGGTGAGCTTGGCCGAGGAGGGGATCTGCGGGTCCACGCGCAGCGCCGCGACCATGCCCGTGAACTCGGCGACGACCTCGATGGCGTTGACGCCGAGGTGGGGCCTCGCCCCGTGGTGGTCGCGACCAGTGATCGCGCCCCGCACGAAGCAGCAGGAGCCGTGGGAGATCGCCGGCGTGAAGCGCGGCGAGGGGAGCTCGCTCCCGGGCCTGAGGTGCACGCCGAACAGCAGGTCGAGGTCGTCGGCGACGCCCAGGTTCGCTACGGCGGCGGCGCCGTTCCCCTGTTCCTCGGCAG
This window encodes:
- a CDS encoding MBL fold metallo-hydrolase — encoded protein: MGESGARIERLVTSGTFSLDGGTWEVENNVWIVGDDAEVIVIDPAHDARAVAAAVGGRRTQAILLTHGHDDHIRAARETADLLRAPLFLNPHDRVLWDAVYDEAPDAQIADGDEFAIAGVQLTAMHTPGHSPGSTCFVAPALGAVFTGDTLFQGGPGATGRSYSDFPTIIDSIRDRLLQLPEQTAVYTGHGETTSIGAEKPHLQEWIDRGH
- a CDS encoding TetR/AcrR family transcriptional regulator; this translates as MATTLPRATAAPDSSTAAIRRLAEQGYDATTAEDLAEAVGMSRSTFFRRFGSKDDVVFADHDHALEQLEAFLSATELPAEEALVVGTADVLRLLVRDPEAARLRFDLMRHTPALRDRELIITHRYERVFARYIHDALQPGSPHWAAPALAASLVAVHNAALRDWLRGRVADAPRTVTRDLRQLTALYERWLSPDAADGRPRVLVAVYDAAGSPDAVLGAIATQLEREQ
- a CDS encoding acyl-CoA dehydrogenase family protein, whose product is MSHARSANAAQGTEEPGYELWEPLDPDVAGAFRGVSAEDLAYRDRARDFVQNEVRPVIAGVWDRAEYPLDLARRLGELDLLRDGIDVPGYPRQSLLAASLAMMELARGDGSVATIAGVQGGLALRSIAVCGSEAQRERWLEPLARGVELGAFALTEPTHGSDSVSLETRAEGDGDGYVLTGRKKWIGSGSVGQIAVVWARGDDGQVQGFLVPQDAPGYRATTIEGKVSLRAIWQADIVLDGVRLPAEARMPGANSFKDTARVLQATRLGVAWSALGHALGVYETAVHYAKQRVQFGRPLAASQIVQARLAEMLSQLTSLQTLLMQLTRAEEAGELTGPGASLGKYTATRTARAMAANARDLLGGNGILIEHRVARHFADIEALHTYEGTETVQALIIGREITGLSAFA
- a CDS encoding aminotransferase class I/II-fold pyridoxal phosphate-dependent enzyme, with the translated sequence MLHTSDAPAAPAAPAAPAAPAAPAAPAAPDAPAAPAAAQAPGEVPARHFETPFADALRSLAAHDWQRLHVPAHQGRPENAPGVSNLIGAGTMQLDFPMLFSNADQESWRLVAPGRSTPIARAQQLAAEAWGASRTWFLTTGASGGNHIATTAVRGLGTEAVVQRSVHSSVIDGITRVGLTPRFVHGSVDTGLGSSHGVTAAQVEAALADHPASAAVYIVSPSYFGAVADVAAIAEVAHRHGVPLIVDEAWGAHFGLHPALPVNAARLGADLVVSSTQKGAGSLAQTAMLHLGHGPQAERLESLVDRVVRSYQSTSTSGLLLASLDEARRHLVTRPDMIERALASAERIRALVRADLRFRDATPDILNRPDAIAHDPFKIAIDTRGAGITGDDAQHLLLRDHRVSCELSTPAALLLLVGATSPADVDRVWEALQSLPQAELEPDRPIALPAPCERAIGLDEAFFSAVETVPHSEAIGRVSADSLAAYPPGVPNVMPGEVLDEHVIGFLRATAASPSGHVRGAADPEVSTFRVVA
- a CDS encoding LysR family transcriptional regulator, with the translated sequence MMNLQQLRVLLAVRQHGSLTSAARVLQYGVPTVTHHLRGLEAHLGAMLVERSRSGTRLTPIGDSFAEEAEAVLARLDRAEQAVADQRDAGLTTLRVGTFASIGSRLLPAAIAALQQRTSVRVEVVEAEPTEVVRLLRAGEVHAGLIYDASAEPAFEAPDLALETLLSEPYRVMVARESEWALRDTLDFAELASVAWLCSRSDDEASDRVLRRVCRAMGHPVRALMRTDDLYMIHGLVAEGLGCALTTAAAVDADFDVVLRPTVQDLGERRVMFVSQRSGGPPVVRWLGETLQRIASQAVPSRQAASRICTAGSSRDAS
- a CDS encoding amidohydrolase — protein: MTSTAVHAPTRLERIRDHLAAHPEPSWSEHRTSGYLAALLTQAGLKPRPFAEFPGFTVDVGPGEPQIGLRADLDALAHRTEAGTAVVHSCGHDANMAVVTETVLRLAELGDRLPHGVRAIYQPAEEQGNGAAAVANLGVADDLDLLFGVHLRPGSELPSPRFTPAISHGSCCFVRGAITGRDHHGARPHLGVNAIEVVAEFTGMVAALRVDPQIPSSAKLTSVRAGGDNLNVIPGSAAFGLDLRAQSNEAMARLREEITRIGAALELRHGVEIRLSEEDYVPAAVIGDRAERRLSTAIRAVAGAEAVAPRSVTSGSDDFHFYTLRRPQLQAAMLGIGADATPGLHDPEMRYDASRLEPAVQILLAACLDGTA